The stretch of DNA TCCTTTACGCCTCTGTGACTCAAGAGAAGAGCTGCGAGATAAAGGGGAATAAGATCGACTACACCAGTCTCCAGAAGGAGCCCTTCGATTACAACCTTCCCACCTATCCAAATCCTCTTTCAGCAGACCCCTCGTTTACTACGATCGGCATATTCAGCCCAGCAAGCTTTCTCGTTTATGACAGGCAGCGCAACGGAGACGAGAACACATTTCAAGCTGGCTCGCCCATGTATGACAGCGGAATCCAGTATAAGGATCGCATCGTCTGGGTAGATGGCGAGCTTATCTTCTCTCTCAACCAGCTTAGCGGGCTTATCAACGAACCAAAGACCCTTCTTACAGTGCAGCGCGGAGAGACGACCTTTCTCACCCGCATCCCTCGCTTAAAAGTCGGCGATGTCAAGTTCACACCAGCTGAAAGAGCCGAGCTCGACGACTGGCAGCACGCAGGCGGTTTTAAAACCCGTGTCGATCAGCTCTTTTTCATCCCTTACAACTTGGACCCTAACGCCGTTGTAGAGAGAGAGGTCGTCTACCTCGATGAGAACTCCAAAGAGTGCAGATATCAGAATGCCCAGCGCTCTGCCGCTTCCGCTCCTCTTGAAGTTGGAGATCGCATCTTAGCTGTCGATGGTATCGCAGTTGCAACTTCTGCTGATCTTTTCAAAGAGATACAGAATAGACGCGTGCGCGTCATTGTAGAGCGCATGAGCGAAAACCCTTCGCTCTCGTGGAAAGATGCCGATAGCTATTTTATTAAGCACACCGACTGGCAAGCTGTCTCCGAAATCACTGGAGCGCTGGGAACTGCGAAGGCCGTTTCGCAAGCAAAAAACTTCTATCTCCTCTCTCCCATCACACCGCGTCCGCTCTCCGAGTTTCCTCTCACAAGCGCACAGAGAAGCTGGCTTGAACAGAAAGAGAGCGAGCAGAGAAAGCAGATTGAAGCAATTGAAAATCCGAAGAAGAAAGCTGAGGCGATGCGCCAGTTTGAGAACGATCAGCAGCG from Chlamydiales bacterium encodes:
- a CDS encoding site-2 protease family protein; this translates as MIQSIFYAVLAAFGLGLLVFIHELGHYFVARRVGMTVEAFSIGFGKAIFSWEHKGVKWQVGWLPFGGYVRIKGMEKKGSQEPHQIPDGFFGKRPIDRIKVAVMGPVFNIIFAFAAFSAIWLTGGRDKPFAEFTSLIGWMDSCSAIYDKGVRPGDQITEYNNKPFTGFKDLLYASVTQEKSCEIKGNKIDYTSLQKEPFDYNLPTYPNPLSADPSFTTIGIFSPASFLVYDRQRNGDENTFQAGSPMYDSGIQYKDRIVWVDGELIFSLNQLSGLINEPKTLLTVQRGETTFLTRIPRLKVGDVKFTPAERAELDDWQHAGGFKTRVDQLFFIPYNLDPNAVVEREVVYLDENSKECRYQNAQRSAASAPLEVGDRILAVDGIAVATSADLFKEIQNRRVRVIVERMSENPSLSWKDADSYFIKHTDWQAVSEITGALGTAKAVSQAKNFYLLSPITPRPLSEFPLTSAQRSWLEQKESEQRKQIEAIENPKKKAEAMRQFENDQQRVKLGITLQDVFVSYNPSPFSIFGTILQDTWRTITGLFTGALNPKWMAGPVGIVEVIHHSWTIGAKEALFWMGLISLNLGLLNLLPIPVLDGGHICFSLVEMVTKKPIKAKTMEKLIIPFIVLLVALFVYLTYHDLIRVFSRFF